One genomic window of Dethiosulfovibrio salsuginis includes the following:
- a CDS encoding DUF342 domain-containing protein, with amino-acid sequence MSFDNSGKKPIDESRIELGIAMAESTLDKILKEVEGLVESTSADVGGEVEDGCFVRRVSSDRLTVFLDIHPPSEGGNPVESIDIMRSLRDEGIENILEENIISAVNTCNREQISVHRVVAAQGIPPKPSHEGSIRFLFPTDKKRAFVKDVSGNVDYKDRGAILSVVPGEELAYLDPPAEGEPGRDVYGRAIPVSKPRKINLIPGKGVESFDGRVFKATIQGQPVLKGHELSIREVYVVPGDVDMSTGNVDFSGTVIVKGTVREGFSVRCDGDIEIKGAVESGTVTAAGDGQISAVIGNKSYVDVGGDLSVRFIQGGEVIVGRDLSVGAYVLHSSVISGGQVFVEGKKGVIGGHLIALKKIDLSSAGAVMGTGTVLEVGTSYHLKRELSLLEEKISHTQEAVDRIYSLLQSTLPIYKGSKKIPEEVAARLRLIQRRKEELTSFLRIWKDRQMAIRNQIADSEDIVPVVAVRNKVYPGVEIKIRGSLKLIDKEIRYVSFFRDPDKGCIVAGAYL; translated from the coding sequence ATGAGCTTTGATAACAGTGGAAAGAAGCCGATAGATGAAAGCCGTATAGAGCTAGGGATTGCTATGGCAGAATCGACTCTCGATAAAATCCTCAAGGAAGTCGAGGGATTGGTGGAATCGACTTCTGCCGATGTAGGCGGAGAGGTAGAGGATGGATGTTTCGTCAGGAGGGTTAGCTCCGATAGACTGACCGTTTTCCTCGATATCCATCCTCCCTCCGAGGGAGGCAACCCGGTTGAATCGATAGATATAATGAGATCCCTGAGGGATGAAGGCATAGAGAATATTCTGGAGGAAAATATAATCTCCGCCGTGAATACCTGCAATAGGGAGCAAATCTCGGTTCACAGGGTCGTCGCAGCTCAAGGGATACCTCCTAAGCCCTCTCATGAAGGATCAATTCGTTTTTTATTTCCTACCGATAAAAAAAGGGCTTTTGTAAAAGACGTATCGGGCAACGTGGACTATAAAGATCGAGGGGCGATTCTGTCGGTTGTCCCAGGAGAGGAGCTCGCTTATCTCGATCCCCCTGCTGAAGGAGAGCCAGGACGGGACGTTTACGGAAGGGCTATCCCTGTCTCTAAGCCTAGAAAGATAAATCTCATACCGGGAAAAGGAGTGGAGAGCTTTGACGGCAGGGTTTTTAAAGCGACAATTCAGGGACAGCCAGTTTTAAAAGGTCATGAGCTATCGATTAGAGAAGTTTACGTAGTCCCCGGTGATGTCGATATGTCCACAGGAAATGTCGATTTCTCCGGCACGGTAATAGTAAAAGGGACGGTAAGAGAGGGTTTCTCCGTGAGGTGCGACGGAGACATAGAGATCAAGGGAGCTGTGGAATCCGGCACTGTAACCGCAGCTGGAGACGGTCAAATTAGCGCTGTGATAGGGAATAAATCTTACGTCGATGTGGGAGGAGATCTTTCCGTTAGGTTTATACAGGGTGGGGAGGTCATAGTCGGCAGAGATCTTAGCGTTGGAGCCTATGTCCTACATAGCTCGGTTATATCCGGCGGTCAGGTTTTTGTCGAAGGTAAAAAAGGCGTTATCGGTGGACATTTAATAGCACTTAAAAAGATAGATCTGTCCAGTGCAGGGGCGGTTATGGGCACTGGTACGGTGTTGGAGGTTGGAACGAGTTATCACCTTAAACGGGAGTTATCTTTATTGGAGGAGAAAATTTCTCACACTCAGGAAGCGGTGGACAGAATTTATAGCCTTCTTCAATCGACTCTGCCTATCTACAAAGGGAGCAAAAAAATACCTGAGGAAGTGGCTGCGAGATTGAGGCTAATCCAAAGGAGAAAAGAGGAATTAACCTCTTTTCTCAGGATCTGGAAAGACAGACAGATGGCCATAAGAAACCAGATCGCCGATTCGGAGGACATCGTTCCAGTAGTGGCCGTTCGCAACAAAGTCTACCCAGGGGTAGAGATAAAAATAAGAGGTTCCTTGAAATTAATAGATAAAGAGATCAGGTATGTTTCTTTCTTTAGAGATCCCGATAAAGGATGTATCGTAGCAGGGGCTTACCTATGA